Proteins co-encoded in one Verrucomicrobiota bacterium genomic window:
- a CDS encoding DEAD/DEAH box helicase has protein sequence MSDDNPLKDRATIDDYLGSLPHTVQRRGRALFQSGHVHDLKSDQPGVSYSATVISSGGDGKYQVWLDYAADEWLTECECPQGGDCKHTVAALLALHEQASQFKPASKVKPKKTPATALPPTPKSPLTAAVKEKNGRALNLEESTQLRMLLNFWDSVQRGYQMTASDLRYFTYGLNDFNWSPLKLWPEPPVNDLEFWQYLAHEILRRNLSLPAFLQPVTNLDRIKEKMKDWLRLKEIANWRQQLAQKQAVPLHQLNEWAELRLAFSHHAARLLWRSKPDNEFAELKQAHVKRLGQCFDSGLLEMPFETAMLWAAMYRPYTATDWHVLHYNDSTALTVLNRIFRLAPLKHLLTTSEGQPLRWHEQPLRMNLTAPKDAAGDYLLQLVTAEGQEPPAILAVLAGIPTLYLTADGVYHGPVPHGFGNTNKIAIPAPAVESLDGIQYLGKLALPLPERIQQLTRPVTMTARLKCEIDSAYVGGKTDYLMVTVTAQYEGGETEYYRSDQWVVESQLNYQPKPQSLKPGEMIPIVDRVVQGKVPGLLFDLGVKFDGYQGKWRVRITKTFPEMFVEWLNNLPPNVELLLDPELASLREGPVAGNVRLSVEEAQVDWFDLRVELDVKDSNLTQQELQLLLNAGGKFVRLGKKGWHRLQFNLSEEEDQQLARLGLNPHDFSTEPQRLHAFQLADSAAQRFLPQEQAQKIQTRASELKARVTPEVPASIRATLRPYQIEGFHFLAYLTANRFGGILADDMGLGKTVQALTWLAWSRSQTDANKHPSLVVCPKSVMDNWRSETERFLPELKVRLWQGEDADALKEARTANDLIVINYPQLRSLSPEIGNCQWHAAILDEAQYIKNPDSQTAQAARALKAQQRLALTGTPIENRLMDLWSIFAYAMPGVLGNRTAFGKRYNLQTDSLARQRLSARVRPFLLRRTKGQVAKDLPERVEEDLICELEGDQRTLYQAEYKRARLMLLKLKTQKELNEQRFHFLTSLLRLRQICCHPGLVNDTLMGAESAKVNALLDLLEPLLEEGHKVLVFSQFVTMLEILKREMTSREWRYFYLAGDTENRGELVASFQAAEGAAVFLISLKAGGFGLNLTAASYVVMFDPWWNPAVENQAIDRTHRIGQVNKVIAYRLLIKNSIEEKIRQLQKTKKSLAEDVLGEESFAKALTLDDLKYLFEDEI, from the coding sequence ATGAGTGATGATAACCCGCTGAAAGATCGAGCAACGATTGACGATTATTTAGGTTCGCTGCCGCATACGGTGCAGCGGCGCGGACGTGCTTTGTTCCAATCCGGCCATGTCCATGACCTCAAGAGCGACCAACCGGGCGTAAGTTACTCCGCCACGGTGATCAGTTCCGGGGGCGACGGCAAGTATCAAGTCTGGTTGGACTACGCCGCCGATGAGTGGCTCACCGAATGCGAATGCCCGCAAGGGGGGGATTGCAAACACACGGTGGCCGCCCTGCTCGCCCTCCACGAGCAGGCCAGCCAATTCAAGCCCGCCAGCAAAGTCAAACCAAAAAAAACTCCCGCTACCGCCTTGCCACCGACGCCCAAATCACCGTTGACCGCCGCCGTTAAGGAAAAAAACGGACGCGCGCTCAACCTCGAGGAAAGCACCCAGTTGCGGATGCTGTTGAATTTTTGGGATAGCGTGCAACGCGGCTACCAGATGACTGCCAGCGATCTGCGCTATTTCACCTATGGTTTGAATGACTTTAACTGGAGTCCGCTCAAGCTCTGGCCGGAACCGCCCGTCAATGACCTCGAGTTCTGGCAATACCTGGCGCATGAAATCCTGCGGCGCAACCTGTCGCTCCCGGCCTTCTTGCAGCCAGTGACCAACCTCGACCGGATCAAGGAGAAAATGAAGGACTGGCTGCGACTGAAAGAAATCGCCAACTGGCGACAACAACTCGCGCAGAAGCAAGCCGTCCCGCTTCACCAACTCAACGAATGGGCCGAATTACGGCTCGCCTTCAGTCATCACGCCGCCCGTCTGCTGTGGCGTTCCAAGCCGGACAATGAGTTTGCCGAGTTGAAGCAAGCCCACGTCAAAAGGCTGGGGCAATGCTTCGACTCCGGCTTATTGGAGATGCCCTTTGAAACAGCCATGCTCTGGGCCGCCATGTACCGCCCCTATACGGCCACCGACTGGCACGTCCTGCACTACAATGACAGTACGGCATTGACGGTGTTGAACCGCATTTTCCGGTTGGCTCCCCTGAAACATCTCCTGACCACGTCCGAAGGCCAACCCCTGCGCTGGCATGAGCAGCCGCTACGCATGAATCTGACGGCACCCAAAGACGCCGCCGGCGACTACTTGCTGCAACTGGTAACGGCGGAGGGACAGGAGCCGCCTGCCATTCTCGCGGTGTTGGCGGGTATCCCAACGTTGTATCTGACGGCCGACGGCGTTTACCACGGACCGGTGCCGCATGGTTTTGGCAACACCAACAAAATCGCCATTCCCGCCCCCGCCGTCGAAAGCCTCGATGGCATCCAGTACTTGGGCAAACTGGCGCTGCCGTTGCCGGAACGCATCCAGCAACTCACCAGGCCAGTCACGATGACCGCCCGTTTGAAATGCGAAATTGACTCCGCCTACGTGGGCGGGAAAACTGATTATCTGATGGTTACCGTCACGGCGCAATACGAGGGTGGCGAGACGGAATATTATCGCTCTGACCAATGGGTCGTCGAATCACAACTAAACTATCAGCCTAAACCCCAGAGTCTCAAGCCCGGCGAAATGATTCCCATTGTGGACCGGGTGGTGCAAGGCAAAGTCCCTGGGTTGCTATTCGATCTCGGGGTAAAATTTGATGGGTACCAGGGCAAATGGCGGGTCCGCATCACCAAGACCTTCCCGGAAATGTTTGTGGAATGGCTGAATAACCTGCCGCCGAACGTCGAGCTGCTGTTGGACCCGGAATTAGCCAGCCTGCGCGAAGGGCCGGTGGCCGGCAATGTGCGTTTGTCCGTTGAAGAAGCCCAGGTGGATTGGTTTGACCTGCGCGTCGAACTGGATGTCAAAGACTCGAATCTGACCCAGCAAGAACTGCAATTGCTCCTGAACGCCGGCGGCAAGTTCGTGCGCCTGGGGAAAAAAGGCTGGCACCGTCTGCAATTCAACCTATCCGAAGAGGAGGATCAGCAGTTGGCCCGCTTGGGGTTGAACCCGCACGACTTTTCCACCGAGCCGCAACGCCTCCACGCCTTCCAACTGGCGGATAGCGCCGCCCAACGTTTTTTACCGCAAGAGCAGGCACAAAAGATTCAGACCCGCGCCAGTGAATTAAAAGCGCGCGTCACCCCGGAGGTGCCCGCCAGCATCCGTGCCACCCTGCGTCCCTACCAGATCGAGGGATTCCATTTTCTCGCCTATCTCACCGCCAACCGGTTCGGCGGGATTTTGGCGGATGACATGGGCTTGGGCAAAACGGTGCAAGCGCTGACCTGGCTGGCATGGTCGCGCTCCCAGACCGATGCCAACAAACACCCCAGCCTGGTCGTCTGCCCCAAATCCGTGATGGACAACTGGCGCAGCGAAACAGAGCGCTTTCTGCCGGAACTCAAAGTGCGGCTCTGGCAGGGCGAGGATGCCGACGCGCTCAAGGAGGCGCGCACCGCGAATGATCTCATCGTCATCAACTACCCTCAATTGCGCAGCCTGTCGCCCGAGATTGGCAATTGCCAATGGCATGCGGCCATCCTGGATGAAGCGCAATACATCAAGAACCCGGATTCCCAGACGGCGCAGGCGGCCCGCGCCCTGAAGGCGCAACAACGGCTGGCGCTCACCGGCACGCCCATCGAGAACCGCCTGATGGACCTCTGGAGCATCTTCGCCTATGCGATGCCCGGCGTGCTGGGCAATCGCACCGCGTTTGGCAAACGCTACAACCTGCAGACCGATTCCCTGGCCCGCCAGCGCCTGTCCGCACGCGTCCGCCCCTTCCTCTTGCGCCGGACCAAAGGCCAGGTGGCCAAGGATTTGCCGGAGCGCGTGGAAGAGGATTTGATCTGCGAATTGGAAGGCGACCAACGCACCCTGTACCAGGCGGAGTACAAGCGGGCCCGCCTGATGTTGCTCAAGCTTAAAACCCAGAAGGAACTCAATGAACAACGCTTTCATTTCCTCACCTCCTTGCTGCGCCTACGCCAGATTTGCTGCCATCCCGGGCTGGTCAACGATACGTTGATGGGGGCGGAAAGCGCCAAAGTCAACGCCTTGCTGGATTTGCTGGAACCCTTGTTGGAAGAGGGGCACAAGGTCCTCGTCTTTTCACAATTCGTCACCATGCTGGAGATTCTCAAGCGAGAAATGACCAGCCGCGAGTGGCGATACTTTTACCTTGCCGGGGATACCGAGAACCGCGGCGAATTGGTAGCCTCCTTTCAAGCCGCCGAGGGCGCGGCGGTGTTTCTCATCTCCCTCAAAGCGGGCGGGTTTGGGCTGAACCTGACCGCCGCCTCGTATGTGGTGATGTTTGATCCCTGGTGGAATCCGGCCGTCGAGAACCAGGCCATTGACCGCACCCACCGGATCGGCCAAGTGAACAAAGTCATCGCCTACCGCCTCCTGATCAAAAACAGCATCGAGGAAAAAATCCGGCAGTTACAAAAAACGAAAAAATCGCTTGCCGAAGACGTGCTGGGTGAGGAAAGCTTTGCAAAAGCACTGACGCTGGACGACCTGAAATATTTATTTGAGGACGAAATTTAG
- a CDS encoding aminoglycoside phosphotransferase family protein, which translates to MAIYQEERLRHVSQQFQIYGQILHAEPCKIGHINETYTATYDQGGIKVRYIHQKINISVFKDPVSVMSNLARVTRHVRAKLEAQSTDAITRRVLTVVPTKNGKDFYVNGGNEYWRTFVFIEGAQTFEAAQTPEQAYQAGLAFGDFQCQLADLPGERLVETIPNFHNTRSRFTALQNAAQADHCNRAALAKKEIAFALKQEPLVDVILNAMASGELPERITHNDTKFNNVMLDADTGKALCVVDLDTVMPGCALYDFGDMVRTTTSPTLEDEQDLSKVKMHAPMFQALARGYLESASPFLNKKERSLIAFAGKLITFTIGLRFLTDFLQGDVYFRVHRPDHNLDRCRTQFKLVESIQRQEAAMQKFADSL; encoded by the coding sequence ATGGCAATCTATCAAGAAGAGCGGCTGCGGCACGTCTCGCAGCAATTCCAAATTTACGGGCAGATTCTCCACGCCGAGCCGTGTAAAATCGGGCACATCAACGAAACCTACACGGCCACCTATGACCAGGGTGGCATCAAAGTCCGGTACATCCACCAGAAAATTAACATCTCCGTATTCAAAGACCCGGTATCGGTCATGTCCAACCTGGCCCGTGTCACCCGGCATGTGCGCGCCAAGCTTGAGGCGCAGAGCACCGATGCCATCACCCGGCGGGTGCTAACGGTCGTGCCCACCAAGAACGGCAAAGACTTTTACGTCAACGGCGGTAACGAATACTGGCGGACCTTTGTGTTTATTGAGGGAGCCCAGACGTTTGAAGCGGCACAAACCCCGGAGCAAGCCTATCAAGCCGGCTTGGCATTTGGCGATTTTCAATGCCAGTTGGCGGATCTCCCCGGCGAGCGCCTGGTGGAGACCATTCCCAACTTTCACAATACCCGCTCGCGTTTCACCGCGTTGCAGAACGCCGCCCAAGCCGACCATTGCAACCGCGCCGCTCTGGCGAAAAAAGAAATCGCCTTTGCCCTGAAGCAGGAGCCCCTCGTGGATGTGATTCTAAATGCGATGGCCAGCGGGGAACTGCCCGAACGCATCACCCATAACGACACCAAATTCAATAACGTGATGCTGGATGCGGACACCGGCAAGGCCCTATGCGTGGTGGACCTGGATACCGTCATGCCTGGTTGCGCCCTCTACGACTTTGGCGACATGGTGCGCACCACCACCAGCCCCACGCTTGAAGACGAGCAGGATCTCTCCAAGGTCAAAATGCATGCCCCCATGTTCCAGGCACTGGCCCGCGGTTACCTGGAATCCGCCAGCCCGTTTTTGAACAAAAAGGAACGATCCCTGATCGCCTTCGCCGGGAAGCTGATCACGTTCACCATCGGCCTCCGATTCCTGACGGACTTCCTGCAAGGTGATGTCTATTTTCGCGTCCACCGCCCGGACCACAACCTCGACCGTTGCCGCACTCAATTCAAACTCGTGGAATCCATCCAGCGCCAGGAAGCCGCCATGCAGAAATTCGCCGACAGTCTGTGA